In Helianthus annuus cultivar XRQ/B chromosome 3, HanXRQr2.0-SUNRISE, whole genome shotgun sequence, a single window of DNA contains:
- the LOC110932205 gene encoding uncharacterized protein LOC110932205, producing MVFIDLEKPYDSVPRRLIWDSLESRGVSGKYIDLIRDMYVRTETSVRAPIGDTDSFPVEVRLHQGSALSPFLFAVILDELTKLIQEDLPWCLLFADDIMLVADSKMRDNDEDIQITIDGQVVPQVTKFKYLGSFVQWDGEIDSDVAHRIQTCCVIRNRLLGHCRIRNDVFRERLEVASISDKIKEGRLRWFGHVKRWQMIKPVRVVETLEEVEGRKSRGRPKITWNERIRQDLQRLHLSENMVHDRNSWRHRLRLRIYRRGFVLSYCVIMTEKENVQIEKFNGIDISCY from the exons ATGGTGTTCATTGATCTTGAAAAACCCTATGACAGTGTGCCACGTAGACTGATTTGGGATAGTTTGGAGAGTAGAGGGGTTTCTGGGAAGTATATAGACTTAATTAGGGATATGTATGTTAGGACTGAGACTAGTGTCCGAGCGCCTATAGGGGATACTGATTCTTTCCCGGTGGAGGTAAGACTTCACCAAGGGTCTGCTTTGAGCCCTTTTCTATTTGCAGTTATTCTAGATGAGTTGACAAAGTTAATTCAGGAGGATCTTCCGTGGTGCCTGCTTTTCGCAGATGATATTATGTTAGTTGCTGATAGTAAAATGCGAG ACAACGATGAGGACATTCAGATCACCATTGACGGTCAAGTGGTTCCGCAGGTGACTAAGTTCAAGTATCTAGGATCGTTTGTTCAATGGGATGGGGAGATAGATAGTGACGTTGCCCACCGCATCCAG ACCTGCTGTGTTATACGAAACCGACTGTTGGGCCATTGCCGGATAAGAAATGATGTTTTTAGAGAGAGGTTAGAAGTAGCTAGTATATCAGATAAGATAAAGGAGggaagattgagatggtttgggcatgtgaagaggTGGCAGATGATAAAGCCAGTTAGAGTGGTTGAAACTCTCGAGGAGGTGGAGGGGAGGAAGAGTAGAGGCAGACCCAAAATTACTTGGAATGAGCGGATTAGGCAGGATTTGCAAAGATTGCACCTCTCTGAGAACATGGTCCATGATAGGAACTCGTGGAGACATAGATTAAGGTTAAGGATTTATAGGAGAGG TTTCGTTTTGTCGTATTGTGTTATAATGACTGAAAAAGAAAATGTTCAAATTGAAAAGTTTAATGGTATTGATATTAGCTGTTATTAG
- the LOC110929963 gene encoding CASP-like protein 1: MASVTPPHSTISVKSPEPDYKGSTGTGDVKNHVVVDVALRVMLFATSLIGIIVMVTSKQTKLIPVAPGMALPMAAEFNQSPAFIYYVVALSVACLYSIISSVLSVLVLLKPKGSSTRLLFHFLILDAFLLGIMASATGAAGAVAYLGYKGNAHTRWNEVCNMYDSFCSHIAGSVTISLLPSIALLLLIWLSVLVLSKKIMR; encoded by the exons ATGGCATCCGTTACTCCACCGCATTCTACCATATCGGTGAAGTCGCCAGAACCAGATTACAAGGGTAGTACCGGTACAGGGGATGTCAAGAACCATGTGGTGGTTGATGTGGCCTTGAGGGTCATGTTGTTTGCAACTTCCTTGATTGGTATCATTGTTATGGTCACTTCTAAACAAACCAAGCTCATACCTGTTGCACCTGGCATGGCTCTACCCATGGCTGCAGAATTCAATCAATCACCAGCTTTCAT ATATTACGTGGTAGCACTGTCTGTAGCTTGCTTGTACAGCATCATCTCTAGTGTGTTATCGGTTCTAGTACTGTTGAAGCCCAAAGGAAGCTCAACTAGGCTGCTGTTTCACTTTCTGATACTTGACGCG TTTCTGTTAGGTATCATGGCTTCTGCTACAGGAGCAGCAGGAGCTGTAGCTTACTTAGGATACAAAGGAAATGCTCATACAAGATGGAATGAGGTTTGCAACATGTACGATTCCTTCTGCAGTCATATTGCAGGATCTGTTACTATATCACTTCTACCGTCAATCGCACTTCTACTGCTCATTTGGCTCTCCGTTTTAGTGCTTTCGAAAAAGATCATGAGATGA